In Pseudodesulfovibrio sp. S3, the DNA window GGCTATTGGACTAAAGGTGGAAAACTAGTTACTTATTGGGACTAACATGGAAAAATTAAGTAAAGCAATTAAAAGTCATATGTCAATACAGATTCCTACAGCTGGTGAAAATGATATCTATGCTGATTTTATTTCAGAGTTAATTGAAACAGATAGTTACTATCTCGGCATGGCATTTTCAGTTGTTAATGGGAGGGAGGTGACTATTGATTTTCATTATATTGAGGCATTAATTAGCACTTTTCAGACATCATTAACTGATATTGAAAAGCATAAATGTGATATGTATGTGAAATCTCTTTGTCGAATCTGTGACCTGTTACAAGAAGTAAAGAACGGGGTCAGGTCTTGAATTATAAGGTTTTTGCCCGCATGAGTGTGATGAGAATTAGGGGGACAGTATACCTAATTCTTGACTTGGTAGAGTCCATGTAGGATATTGCGCCCATGCCGAGAATTGCTCGTATTGTCGTACCCGGTGAGGCCCACCATGTGGTGCAGCGAGGAAACCGCCGATTGCCCACGTTCTTTTGCGAGGCGGATTACCAATTGTATCTGGAACTTGTCAGGGAGTGGTGCGACAGATATTGCGTGGCCATCTGGTGCTACTGCCTGATGACCAATCATGTGCATCTGATTGCCGTTCCAGAGACCGAAAGCGGTTTGCGCCTGGCTTTCGGGGAGGCTCACCGCCGCTACTCGCTCCATGTCAACAAGCGTGAGGGATGGACCGGCCACCTGTGGCAGGATCGCTTTTCCTCCTTTGTCATGGATGAGGCGCATGCGCTCGCGGCTGCCCGCTATATCGAACGCAATCCCGTGCGTGCAGGCATGGTCTCGGACCCTGCCGATTACCCCTGGAGCAGCGCCTTGGCCCATTTGCAGGGGCGGGACGATATTCTGGTAAAGGCAGGGCCTCTGCTTTCCATGGTTCCGGATTGGCGAAGCTTCATAGCCTCAGGGGATGCGCAGGATGCTATGGATGCCTTGAGTAAGCATGCACGGACAGGCCGCCCACTCGGCAACGACGCGTTTTTCGATCGGTTGCAAGCCCGTACAGGAGTGGACTTGCGACGCCGGAAACCCGGCCCGAAGAAGCGGAATTAGGTATACTGTCCCTCTAATTCCATCAATCTTCTCACGGAGACAGTTGCCACCAAGGCCCCTTTCACCGTGACAAAGTCTGGCCTGTCTATTTATAGAGTGAACTATGGTGGGAAAGACTTTGATTTGGGAGTGGTAATTGGTAACAACGGTTTTGTCGTAACATCTTATCCATGGAGCAAATAGCTATGGACAAAATTAGATTGATGCTTGAGTGGCTCACTTCTCCTTTATGGTATAGTAACGATAGCGGAGCAATTTACACCTTGGAAGCAGACGATTTACCGATTGATGATAAATTAAAAAGAGATATAAAAAAATGGAATAAAGTATTCCAGTCTACTTATGTACAAGAGGATCCCTCTGAAATTGGTTTTTCTTCAAAGAGTGCTAATAGGCTTCTCACCCAAGCTCTTGAGGAAGAAGGACAGTATTTATATCCTCAGCTCAAGAAGCAGCTTGCAGGCAAGTACATAGTTACATATAAAAAATAACAAGAATCATAAGAATGGGGGCAGGTCTTGTTTTTGTTGTTTTGCTAGGAATTAGAGTGAGATCATACGTATTTAACCGCTTAAAGGCCCGGCGCAACCGGGCCTTTTCTTTTACATACCCCCCCCCCATTCC includes these proteins:
- a CDS encoding transposase, whose amino-acid sequence is MPRIARIVVPGEAHHVVQRGNRRLPTFFCEADYQLYLELVREWCDRYCVAIWCYCLMTNHVHLIAVPETESGLRLAFGEAHRRYSLHVNKREGWTGHLWQDRFSSFVMDEAHALAAARYIERNPVRAGMVSDPADYPWSSALAHLQGRDDILVKAGPLLSMVPDWRSFIASGDAQDAMDALSKHARTGRPLGNDAFFDRLQARTGVDLRRRKPGPKKRN